One segment of Dolichospermum sp. DET69 DNA contains the following:
- a CDS encoding DUF433 domain-containing protein, producing MDWQSRITIDPNILVGKPIIKGTRLAVEFIIDLLSQGWSNDEILRNYPGITLADIQACLAYASASLKSEKIYAIPA from the coding sequence ATGGATTGGCAATCTCGAATTACTATTGACCCAAACATCTTAGTCGGTAAACCTATTATCAAAGGAACACGACTAGCTGTTGAATTTATCATCGATCTTCTGTCCCAAGGCTGGAGTAATGACGAAATTTTGCGTAATTATCCAGGTATTACCCTTGCAGACATTCAAGCCTGTCTTGCCTATGCTAGTGCTTCTCTAAAATCCGAAAAAATCTACGCTATTCCTGCCTAA
- a CDS encoding DUF433 domain-containing protein — MLAQLDRITVNPNVCLGQPTIRGMRITVGFVLKLLASNLSVQEVLAAYPELEDEDIRQALNYAAWTVSDRIVGIPSA, encoded by the coding sequence GTGCTGGCTCAATTAGATCGTATTACTGTTAATCCTAACGTTTGCCTTGGACAGCCAACAATCCGGGGAATGCGGATTACTGTGGGCTTTGTCTTGAAATTACTGGCTAGTAACCTTTCGGTTCAGGAAGTTTTAGCAGCTTATCCAGAATTAGAGGATGAAGATATTCGACAGGCTCTTAACTACGCAGCTTGGACTGTTTCAGATAGAATTGTAGGTATTCCTTCGGCATGA
- a CDS encoding HEPN domain-containing protein, with amino-acid sequence MTDEQRELLLKAQQSLEAAKLLLTNHFPDYATSRAYYAMFYIAEAFLEGKGLSFSKHSAVIAAFGREFAKPQLVPTNFHRFLIEAQELRTTGDYGQLNAVTTDQAAEQIDRAEEFLSLAIQEIGAIIDEID; translated from the coding sequence ATGACCGACGAACAACGGGAACTCCTCCTCAAAGCCCAACAGAGTTTAGAAGCTGCAAAACTCCTACTCACCAACCACTTCCCAGACTACGCCACTTCCCGCGCCTACTACGCCATGTTCTACATTGCAGAAGCATTTTTAGAAGGTAAGGGACTTTCATTTTCTAAACATTCAGCCGTTATTGCTGCTTTTGGGCGAGAATTTGCCAAACCCCAATTAGTCCCAACTAATTTTCATCGGTTCCTAATTGAAGCACAGGAACTGCGAACAACTGGCGACTACGGACAATTGAACGCCGTCACAACAGACCAAGCCGCAGAACAAATTGACCGCGCGGAGGAATTTTTGTCCCTAGCAATTCAGGAGATCGGTGCAATAATTGATGAAATAGACTAA
- a CDS encoding DUF433 domain-containing protein, with amino-acid sequence MFAETSSRYVTRNPEILGGEPIITGTRTSIRAIVGLWRLGIMPEEIPNHLPHLTLAQVFDALSFYLDHQAEINDYIERNQVPNELVHPAVKTALGTL; translated from the coding sequence ATGTTTGCTGAAACCTCCTCACGCTATGTTACCCGCAATCCTGAAATTTTAGGTGGAGAGCCAATTATTACAGGAACTCGTACATCAATCCGTGCTATTGTTGGTCTATGGCGATTAGGAATTATGCCAGAAGAAATACCTAATCATTTACCACATTTAACACTGGCACAAGTATTTGATGCCTTGAGTTTTTATCTTGATCATCAAGCAGAAATTAACGATTATATTGAACGAAATCAAGTGCCTAATGAATTGGTACATCCTGCTGTAAAGACTGCATTAGGCACATTATGA
- the ppc gene encoding phosphoenolpyruvate carboxylase, with product MKTMKAEKIDFPVLHSELFLRHRLQVVEELWESVLRQECGQEMVDLLRQLRDLCSPEGQATNDQAASAVELIEQLNINEAIRAARAFALYFQLINIIEQEYEQKQQLNRYGDEQDESVFPSIIYSTNQREEDLPITKEIGSDLMTSETPQKGTFAALFPLLFKLNVPPQQIQRLISQLDIRLVFTAHPTEIVRHTIRDKQRQVVHLLQKMDQAQSHAGSYPWEALEVKERLLEEIRLWWRTDELHQFKPTVLDEVDYALHYFQEVLFDGITQLYKRFKYSLAETFPWLEPPTTNFCSFGSWVGSDRDGNPSVTPEVTWKTACYQRKMVVERYIKSVKELVTLLSVSMHWSDVLPDLLESLELDQSQLSGVYDALALRFRQEPYRLKLSYILKRLENTRDRNLALYNRETPNNEDAPMYRSGTEFLAELLLIQRNLTQTGLSCRELENLICQVEIFDFNLTQLDIRQESSRHADALNEILEYLQLLPQPYNELSEEQRIAWLTSELQTRRPLIPAELPFSEKTNDVIETFRILRSLQQEFGIKICQTYIISMCREVSDVLEVLLLAKESSLFDPVVAVGTIRVVPLFETVEDLQRSRNVMRELFELPLYRAMLAGGYAAINNSAEQAAPSIATLNPNLQEVMLGYSDSNKDSGFLSSNWEIHKAQKSLQKIAESYGVNLRIFHGRGGSVGRGGGPAHEAILAQPGHSISGRIKITEQGEVLASKYSLLDLALYHLETITTAVIQASLLGTGFDDIEPWNEIMEELSHASRQHYRNLIYEQPDFIDFFHQVTPIEEISQLQISSRPARRPSGKKDLSSLRAIPWVFSWTQTRFLLPSWYGVGTALQEFLDAEPEQHLKLLRYFYLKWPFFKMVISKAEMTLAKVDMEMARHYVDELSNPEDKPRFEIVFEQISREFFLTRDLVLKITGHEKLLDGDPVLQRSVQLRNGTIVPLGFIQVSLLKRLRQSKNAPTTGVIHSRYSKGELLRGALLTINGIAAGMRNTG from the coding sequence ATGAAAACTATGAAAGCTGAAAAAATTGATTTTCCAGTGCTACACTCGGAATTATTCTTGCGTCATCGTCTACAGGTAGTAGAGGAACTGTGGGAGTCGGTTCTCCGTCAAGAATGTGGTCAAGAAATGGTAGACTTGTTACGTCAACTGCGAGATTTATGTTCTCCAGAAGGACAGGCTACAAATGACCAAGCTGCCTCTGCTGTGGAATTGATTGAACAATTGAATATCAATGAAGCAATTCGTGCGGCTCGCGCTTTTGCGCTTTATTTTCAGTTGATTAATATTATTGAGCAAGAATATGAGCAGAAGCAGCAATTAAACCGCTATGGGGATGAACAAGATGAGAGTGTTTTCCCCAGTATCATTTATTCCACTAACCAACGCGAAGAAGATTTACCTATTACTAAAGAAATAGGTAGCGACTTAATGACCTCGGAAACTCCCCAGAAAGGGACTTTTGCGGCTTTATTTCCCCTATTATTTAAGTTGAATGTCCCACCCCAACAAATTCAACGCCTGATTTCTCAACTGGATATCCGCTTAGTTTTCACTGCACACCCGACGGAGATTGTCCGTCATACTATCCGCGATAAACAGCGTCAGGTGGTCCATCTTTTACAAAAAATGGATCAGGCTCAATCTCATGCTGGGAGCTATCCTTGGGAAGCCTTGGAGGTGAAGGAAAGATTACTGGAAGAAATTCGCTTGTGGTGGCGTACTGATGAGTTGCATCAGTTTAAACCAACGGTTTTGGATGAAGTAGATTATGCCCTTCACTACTTCCAAGAAGTGTTGTTTGATGGAATTACGCAACTATATAAACGTTTCAAATATTCTCTAGCGGAAACTTTTCCCTGGTTAGAACCACCGACAACAAATTTTTGTTCCTTTGGTTCTTGGGTAGGTTCAGATCGAGATGGTAATCCCTCAGTCACACCGGAAGTAACTTGGAAAACCGCTTGTTATCAACGAAAAATGGTTGTCGAGAGATATATTAAGTCTGTGAAAGAGCTAGTGACATTATTAAGTGTGTCTATGCACTGGAGTGATGTACTGCCAGATTTATTAGAATCTTTGGAGTTAGATCAATCGCAGTTAAGCGGTGTTTATGATGCTTTGGCGTTGCGTTTTCGTCAAGAACCTTATCGCCTAAAATTATCTTACATTCTTAAACGGCTGGAAAATACCCGCGATCGCAATTTGGCTTTATATAATCGGGAAACGCCAAATAATGAAGATGCACCTATGTACCGTTCGGGTACAGAATTTTTAGCAGAGTTGTTATTAATTCAACGCAATTTAACGCAAACAGGTTTAAGTTGTCGAGAGTTGGAAAATCTGATTTGTCAAGTAGAAATATTTGATTTTAATTTGACTCAATTAGATATTCGTCAAGAATCATCCCGTCATGCTGACGCGTTAAATGAGATTCTCGAATATTTGCAGCTTTTACCCCAACCCTACAATGAATTATCGGAAGAACAAAGAATAGCTTGGTTAACTTCCGAATTGCAAACTCGCAGACCATTGATTCCTGCTGAATTACCGTTTTCGGAAAAAACCAACGATGTAATTGAAACTTTCCGAATTTTGCGATCGCTACAACAAGAATTTGGCATTAAAATCTGTCAAACTTATATTATTAGTATGTGCCGCGAAGTTAGCGACGTACTAGAAGTTTTACTCTTAGCCAAAGAATCGAGTTTATTTGATCCTGTGGTTGCGGTAGGCACAATTCGCGTCGTTCCTTTATTTGAAACGGTGGAAGATTTACAACGTTCTCGAAACGTGATGCGAGAACTGTTTGAATTGCCTTTATATCGGGCAATGCTGGCTGGTGGTTACGCCGCAATTAACAACAGCGCAGAACAAGCAGCCCCGTCTATCGCTACCCTTAATCCTAACTTACAAGAAGTAATGCTGGGGTATTCTGATAGTAATAAAGATTCTGGTTTTTTAAGTAGTAACTGGGAAATTCATAAAGCTCAAAAATCACTTCAGAAAATCGCTGAAAGTTACGGTGTAAATCTGCGGATTTTCCACGGACGAGGCGGTTCTGTGGGACGTGGTGGCGGTCCTGCTCATGAAGCGATTTTAGCCCAACCAGGTCACAGTATTAGTGGCCGAATTAAAATTACCGAACAAGGGGAAGTATTAGCTTCTAAATACTCCTTGTTAGATTTGGCTTTGTATCACCTAGAAACTATCACCACAGCCGTAATCCAAGCCAGTTTACTAGGAACAGGGTTTGATGATATTGAACCTTGGAATGAGATCATGGAAGAGTTATCTCATGCGTCGCGTCAGCACTATCGTAACCTAATTTATGAGCAACCTGATTTTATTGACTTCTTCCATCAAGTCACCCCCATTGAAGAAATCAGCCAATTGCAAATTAGTTCTCGTCCAGCCCGTCGTCCATCTGGTAAAAAAGATTTAAGCAGTTTGCGAGCGATTCCTTGGGTATTTAGTTGGACACAAACCCGCTTCTTATTACCTTCTTGGTATGGCGTTGGTACAGCCTTACAAGAATTTTTGGACGCAGAACCAGAACAACATCTCAAATTACTGCGCTATTTCTACCTCAAATGGCCATTCTTTAAAATGGTGATTTCTAAAGCCGAAATGACTTTAGCAAAAGTAGACATGGAAATGGCGCGTCATTATGTTGATGAATTGTCTAATCCTGAAGACAAACCTCGATTTGAGATAGTTTTTGAGCAAATTTCTAGAGAATTTTTTCTGACTAGAGATTTAGTTTTAAAAATCACTGGACATGAAAAACTATTAGATGGTGATCCAGTATTGCAACGTTCTGTACAATTAAGAAATGGGACAATTGTCCCTTTAGGATTTATCCAAGTTTCCCTCCTCAAACGCCTCCGTCAATCTAAAAATGCGCCAACAACCGGAGTAATTCACTCTCGTTACAGTAAAGGAGAATTACTCAGAGGGGCATTATTAACCATTAACGGTATTGCTGCCGGCATGAGAAATACAGGTTGA
- a CDS encoding phage holin family protein gives MDITTLLIVWLVTAVSLWIISKLPLGVEIDTPEKAIFSAAVLGIITALVKPVLKILFVIPNLATFDLLSGIFTFMIAVACFSIAAWLVDGFRLRFGIWSAILGAFALTIVNNVIYKLLGV, from the coding sequence ATGGATATTACGACGCTGTTAATTGTTTGGTTAGTCACGGCTGTGAGCTTGTGGATTATTAGTAAATTACCTTTGGGAGTTGAAATTGATACTCCAGAAAAGGCAATTTTTTCCGCCGCAGTTTTAGGTATTATTACAGCACTAGTTAAGCCAGTTCTCAAGATTTTGTTTGTGATCCCAAATTTAGCCACCTTTGACTTATTATCTGGTATCTTCACATTCATGATTGCTGTTGCCTGTTTTAGTATTGCTGCTTGGTTAGTAGATGGTTTCCGGTTACGTTTTGGGATTTGGAGTGCTATTTTAGGTGCGTTTGCTCTAACTATTGTTAATAACGTTATCTACAAATTATTGGGTGTTTAA
- a CDS encoding type II toxin-antitoxin system VapC family toxin, whose product MSGEIALDTSVAVRFLNGDTAIIERVLTLPEVILPLVVAGELLFGAENSSRPLQNLPRYLEFISTCTVVHLGRETTSIYARTRLMLKRKGRPIPMNDIWIAAQCLEKGWILVTDDTDFDYVDGLVLEHW is encoded by the coding sequence ATGAGTGGTGAAATTGCTTTAGATACTTCTGTTGCAGTTCGTTTTTTAAATGGTGATACTGCAATTATTGAAAGAGTATTGACGTTACCAGAAGTTATTTTACCTTTAGTGGTAGCAGGAGAATTGTTATTTGGGGCTGAAAATTCATCGCGTCCATTACAAAATTTACCGCGTTATCTAGAGTTTATTTCAACTTGTACAGTTGTACACTTGGGAAGAGAAACAACTTCTATCTATGCTCGAACTCGTTTAATGCTGAAGCGCAAAGGCAGACCAATTCCAATGAATGATATTTGGATTGCTGCTCAGTGCTTGGAAAAAGGGTGGATATTAGTTACAGATGATACGGATTTTGATTATGTAGATGGGTTGGTATTGGAGCATTGGTAA
- a CDS encoding nucleotidyltransferase domain-containing protein, which yields MNINLQPILTHLKQELTDLYGDRLQHLTLFGSQARGDAEPGSDIDVLVVLKPPVNPGEEIKRTGKAIADLSLDYDVVISCLFMDETHYQTRNGSLLRNIRKEGVLL from the coding sequence ATGAACATTAACCTTCAGCCTATTCTCACTCACCTTAAACAAGAACTCACTGACCTGTATGGCGATCGCTTACAACACCTTACCCTTTTTGGTTCTCAAGCCCGTGGTGATGCAGAACCCGGATCAGATATAGATGTGTTGGTAGTGCTGAAGCCTCCAGTTAACCCCGGAGAAGAAATCAAACGCACGGGTAAAGCGATCGCCGATCTTTCCCTAGATTATGATGTTGTCATTAGCTGTCTTTTCATGGACGAAACCCACTACCAAACCCGCAATGGCTCTTTACTTCGTAATATCCGTAAAGAAGGCGTTCTTCTATGA
- a CDS encoding DEAD/DEAH box helicase, with product MTINTILDEFRQNANSPRDLGDKFERLMVQYLKTDPFYKQHFSEVWMWMDFPKRGNMPDTGIDLVAIERDTGDYCAIQCKCYAEDQTLEKSDIDSFFTASGTNLFKKRMIISTTDRWSKNAESALSNQQIPVVRASIYDLANSPVDWDKYSLKNPDNLELKPKKQIRPHQQTALEKVLAGFKNGDRGKLIMACGTGKTFTALKIAENFPRENNLILFLVPSISLLSQTLREWTAESDINFHSIAVCSDVNVGKNKKKSQNDDLADLTINDLAFPPTTNANDIIKSYQKIRENNTENVNNIPNIETFHGTSLQNQHNQTELTVIFSTYQSIQAISDAQLKGLPEFDLIICDEAHRTTGVTISGEDESYFVKVHNQDFLKSKKRLYMTATPKIYSQDTKVQAQENDAVLCSMDDGDIYGKEFHRLSFGEAVSTGLLSDYKVMVLAVDEKFVSATFQQQLADANNELNLDDAVKIIGCWNGLAKRLIKDTEGEDIEDINPMKRAVAFSRTIKDSQKIVKLFADIINQYQQLNPDDEELLNCHLDHVDGTQNSLQRNGKLEWLKAEPPTREGNSGNICRILSNARCLSEGVDVPALDAVIFLTPRNSMVDVVQSVGRVMRKAEGKKYGYIILPIGIPADMSPDVALKDNEKYKVIWSVLQALRSHDERFNETVNKIELNKRRPPQIAVVGVGGKTENNGSSQSAKKGSSYKQLELNFPIEEWRDAIYAKIVVKCGNRRYWEDWAKDVARIADTHTSRIKGLLANSESEAKQVFDEFITGLHQNINPNVSEDEAIEMLSQHLITKPVFDALFEGYEFTKFNPVSQTMQRMLDLLESQSLQKEVKTLEKFYQSVRERASGIDNAEGKQRIIIELYDKFFRAAFPRLVERLGIVYTPVEVVDFIIKSADFALKQEFGVGLSDEGVNVLDPFTGTGTFIVRLLQSGLIKPEDLQRKFTSELHGNEIVLLAYYIAAINIEESYHFLSGGKYEPFNGIVLTDTFQMSENEGYLLESIFPENNQRVINQKQRDITVIIGNPPYSAGQKNENDGNKNLKYDNLDEKIGNSYVKYSTATLRNSLYGSEIRALRWASDRIKDRGIICFVTNGAFIYKAFADGLRKCLANEFTSIYCFNLRGDMRVSNWKEEGGKIFGSGSQAGIAIILLVKNPNQKTETKIFYHDIGDYLSREQKLSIINNFADISSITWQEITPNQNYDWINQRNDIFESFISLGDKKDANSKTIFDLYSRGVISCRDAWVYNFSFQSVINNMDRMIDFYNQQVESFKQYIKGQNLTNAEQRKKQVEKFIDTDTTKISWTRELKEDCGKLKIHIFNAHEVTKGMYRPFCKQFYYFNRYLNNCVYQIPKFFPNQDLKNLVICVVGVGAQKDFSALITDVIPNLHFQHTSQCFPLYNYEKQSELGSLFATASTEQYTKKENIPDSILKEYQQKYQDKTISKEDIFYYIYGVLHSPEYKQRFASDLKKMLPRIPFTADFWTFSKAGRELAYWHINYETIEPYTLEEFKKELFLNDEDYRVEKMVFGKNKNGIDKTIIIYNSKLTLSQIPLEAYEYIVNGKSALEWIMERYKVTKDKDSGIINDPNHWSENPRYIVELVKRIVRVSLETVKIVNSLPALNEIV from the coding sequence ATGACTATCAACACAATCTTAGATGAATTTAGACAAAATGCTAATTCTCCCCGTGATTTAGGAGATAAATTTGAACGATTAATGGTGCAATATCTCAAAACCGATCCCTTTTACAAACAGCATTTTAGCGAAGTTTGGATGTGGATGGATTTTCCTAAACGGGGAAATATGCCAGATACAGGTATTGATTTAGTAGCAATTGAACGAGATACTGGCGATTATTGTGCGATTCAATGTAAATGTTATGCAGAAGATCAAACTTTAGAAAAATCAGATATAGATTCATTTTTTACTGCTTCAGGAACGAATTTATTTAAAAAACGCATGATTATTTCTACTACTGATAGGTGGAGTAAAAATGCTGAATCTGCTTTGTCAAATCAACAAATTCCCGTTGTTCGTGCTAGTATTTATGATTTAGCTAATAGTCCGGTTGACTGGGATAAATACAGTTTAAAAAATCCTGATAATTTAGAACTTAAACCTAAAAAACAAATTCGTCCTCATCAACAAACTGCTTTAGAAAAAGTCCTCGCAGGGTTTAAAAATGGTGATAGAGGTAAGTTAATTATGGCTTGCGGTACTGGTAAAACCTTTACTGCTTTGAAAATTGCGGAAAATTTCCCTAGAGAAAATAATTTAATTCTCTTTTTAGTTCCTTCTATTTCTTTACTTTCCCAAACTTTGCGAGAATGGACTGCTGAAAGTGATATTAATTTTCACAGTATCGCAGTTTGTTCTGATGTGAATGTGGGTAAAAATAAGAAAAAAAGTCAAAATGATGATCTTGCAGATTTGACTATTAATGATTTAGCTTTTCCTCCTACTACTAATGCTAACGATATTATTAAATCCTATCAAAAAATTCGTGAAAATAATACCGAAAATGTCAATAACATCCCCAATATAGAGACGTTCCATGGAACGTCTCTACAAAATCAACATAATCAAACAGAATTAACCGTTATTTTCTCCACTTATCAATCAATTCAAGCTATATCAGATGCACAATTAAAAGGTTTACCAGAGTTTGATTTAATTATCTGTGATGAAGCACATAGAACCACAGGAGTAACTATTTCTGGAGAAGATGAATCTTATTTTGTGAAAGTCCATAATCAAGATTTTCTCAAAAGTAAAAAGCGTCTTTATATGACAGCGACTCCAAAAATATATAGTCAAGATACAAAAGTTCAAGCCCAAGAAAATGATGCAGTTTTATGTTCAATGGATGATGGAGATATTTATGGTAAAGAATTTCATCGGTTAAGTTTTGGTGAAGCTGTCAGCACTGGTTTATTAAGTGATTATAAAGTCATGGTGTTAGCTGTTGATGAAAAATTTGTGAGTGCAACTTTTCAACAACAATTAGCAGATGCAAATAATGAATTAAATTTAGATGACGCGGTTAAAATTATCGGTTGTTGGAATGGTTTAGCAAAACGTTTAATTAAAGATACAGAAGGAGAAGATATAGAAGATATCAACCCCATGAAACGTGCGGTTGCTTTTTCTCGCACCATTAAAGATTCTCAAAAGATTGTTAAATTATTCGCTGATATTATTAATCAATATCAACAATTAAATCCTGATGATGAAGAATTATTAAATTGTCATTTAGATCATGTAGATGGTACTCAAAACTCCTTACAAAGAAATGGTAAATTAGAATGGTTAAAAGCTGAACCCCCTACAAGGGAGGGAAATAGCGGGAATATTTGTCGAATTTTATCAAATGCGCGGTGTTTATCGGAAGGTGTGGATGTTCCTGCTTTAGATGCTGTCATCTTTCTCACACCCCGTAATTCTATGGTGGATGTGGTCCAGTCCGTTGGTAGAGTGATGAGAAAAGCGGAGGGGAAAAAGTACGGTTATATTATTTTACCCATTGGTATTCCTGCGGATATGTCTCCCGATGTCGCTTTAAAAGATAATGAAAAATATAAAGTAATTTGGTCAGTATTACAGGCTTTGCGCTCCCATGATGAGCGCTTTAATGAAACTGTTAATAAGATAGAATTAAATAAACGTCGTCCTCCTCAAATTGCTGTTGTTGGAGTGGGAGGTAAAACTGAAAATAATGGAAGTTCTCAAAGTGCAAAAAAAGGAAGTTCTTACAAACAATTAGAATTGAATTTTCCCATTGAAGAATGGCGAGATGCGATTTATGCCAAAATTGTTGTTAAATGTGGTAATCGTCGTTATTGGGAAGATTGGGCTAAGGATGTAGCGAGAATTGCTGATACTCACACCTCCCGAATTAAGGGTTTATTAGCAAATTCAGAATCGGAAGCTAAACAGGTTTTTGATGAGTTTATCACGGGATTACATCAAAATATTAATCCCAATGTCAGTGAAGATGAAGCCATTGAAATGTTATCCCAACATTTAATTACTAAACCTGTTTTTGATGCTTTGTTTGAAGGTTACGAATTTACTAAGTTTAATCCTGTTTCTCAGACAATGCAAAGAATGTTAGATCTGTTGGAAAGTCAATCTTTGCAGAAGGAAGTAAAGACTTTAGAAAAGTTTTATCAAAGTGTGCGAGAACGCGCTAGTGGTATTGATAATGCAGAAGGAAAACAGCGGATAATTATTGAATTATATGATAAATTTTTCCGTGCGGCTTTTCCCAGGTTGGTTGAAAGATTGGGAATTGTTTATACTCCTGTGGAAGTGGTAGATTTTATTATTAAAAGTGCTGATTTTGCTTTAAAACAAGAGTTTGGAGTCGGTTTAAGTGATGAAGGTGTTAATGTTTTAGATCCGTTTACAGGGACGGGTACTTTTATCGTGCGGTTGTTACAAAGTGGGTTAATTAAACCGGAAGATTTACAACGCAAGTTTACTTCTGAACTGCATGGAAATGAGATTGTTTTATTAGCTTATTATATTGCTGCAATTAATATTGAGGAAAGTTATCATTTTTTAAGTGGTGGTAAGTATGAACCTTTTAATGGTATTGTTTTAACTGATACTTTTCAAATGTCTGAAAATGAAGGTTATTTGTTAGAAAGTATCTTTCCTGAAAATAATCAACGGGTTATTAATCAAAAGCAAAGGGATATTACTGTGATTATTGGTAATCCTCCTTATTCTGCTGGACAAAAAAACGAAAATGATGGGAATAAAAATCTCAAATACGATAATTTAGATGAAAAAATAGGAAATAGTTATGTAAAATATTCTACTGCTACTTTAAGAAATAGTCTTTATGGTTCAGAAATTAGGGCGTTAAGATGGGCTAGTGATAGAATTAAAGATAGAGGAATTATTTGTTTTGTTACTAATGGAGCATTTATTTATAAAGCTTTTGCTGATGGACTAAGAAAATGTCTAGCAAATGAATTTACTAGCATATATTGTTTCAATTTACGTGGTGATATGAGAGTTAGTAACTGGAAAGAAGAAGGAGGTAAAATTTTTGGTTCAGGTAGTCAAGCTGGTATTGCCATTATTCTACTTGTTAAAAACCCAAATCAAAAAACAGAAACTAAAATCTTTTACCATGATATTGGTGACTATTTAAGTCGTGAACAAAAACTCAGTATTATTAACAATTTTGCTGATATCTCTAGTATCACATGGCAAGAAATAACACCTAATCAAAATTATGATTGGATTAACCAACGCAATGATATTTTTGAAAGTTTTATTTCTTTGGGTGATAAGAAAGATGCAAACTCTAAAACTATTTTTGATTTATATTCAAGAGGTGTCATAAGTTGTCGTGATGCTTGGGTCTATAATTTTTCTTTTCAATCAGTTATTAATAATATGGACAGAATGATTGATTTTTATAATCAACAAGTCGAAAGTTTTAAACAATATATAAAAGGTCAAAATTTAACTAATGCTGAACAAAGAAAAAAACAAGTAGAAAAGTTTATTGATACTGATACAACAAAAATTAGCTGGACAAGAGAACTAAAAGAAGATTGCGGAAAATTGAAAATACACATCTTCAATGCACATGAAGTAACAAAAGGAATGTATCGTCCTTTTTGTAAACAATTCTACTATTTTAATAGATATCTAAATAACTGTGTTTACCAAATACCTAAGTTTTTTCCTAATCAAGATTTAAAAAACTTAGTAATTTGTGTAGTTGGAGTTGGCGCACAAAAAGACTTTTCAGCTTTGATAACAGATGTAATTCCTAATTTACATTTTCAACATACAAGTCAATGTTTCCCCTTATATAACTACGAAAAACAAAGCGAACTAGGTTCACTATTTGCAACAGCAAGCACAGAACAATACACCAAAAAAGAAAACATCCCCGATAGTATCTTAAAAGAATATCAGCAAAAATATCAAGACAAAACCATCAGCAAAGAAGACATCTTCTATTACATTTATGGAGTATTACATTCCCCCGAATATAAACAACGCTTTGCATCAGACCTCAAGAAAATGTTACCACGAATCCCCTTTACAGCCGATTTTTGGACATTCAGTAAAGCGGGAAGAGAATTAGCATATTGGCATATAAACTATGAAACCATAGAACCTTACACATTAGAAGAATTTAAAAAAGAATTATTCTTAAATGATGAAGATTATCGAGTCGAAAAAATGGTATTTGGTAAGAATAAAAACGGCATAGATAAAACCATCATCATCTATAATAGTAAACTTACCCTATCGCAAATTCCCCTAGAAGCCTACGAATATATAGTAAATGGCAAATCAGCCTTAGAATGGATTATGGAAAGGTATAAAGTCACCAAAGATAAAGATAGTGGCATAATTAATGATCCTAACCATTGGTCAGAAAATCCGCGTTATATAGTAGAATTAGTTAAAAGGATTGTGAGAGTAAGTTTAGAAACTGTCAAGATTGTTAATAGTTTACCAGCATTGAATGAAATTGTCTGA
- a CDS encoding DUF4090 family protein translates to MTTETTGADAIDRAIDRGIDFDGSPIPIVKLDLYEQVMGLEANRQRSGVSNTMRSRIVRIGAKHIPQPELDRKLVEAGFAPLKEKEVAFFYGGK, encoded by the coding sequence ATGACTACTGAAACCACTGGTGCTGATGCTATTGATAGAGCAATTGATAGAGGAATTGATTTTGATGGTTCTCCTATTCCCATAGTCAAATTAGACTTGTATGAACAAGTTATGGGTTTAGAAGCCAATAGACAACGCAGTGGTGTCTCCAATACCATGCGTTCTCGCATTGTCCGGATTGGTGCTAAACACATTCCCCAACCTGAACTTGATAGAAAGCTAGTTGAAGCTGGTTTTGCACCCTTAAAAGAAAAGGAAGTTGCTTTTTTCTATGGTGGTAAATAA